In the Streptomyces fradiae ATCC 10745 = DSM 40063 genome, GCCGAACGGGGCGGGGCAGTCGACCATCCGCTGCTCCACCCGCCCGGTGTCCGTGATCAGGACGAGCATCAGCCGGGCCGGGGCCAGCGACAGCAGCTCCACGTGGCGCACCGTGGACCGGGTCAGCGAGGGGTACTGCACCACCGCGACCTGGCGGGTGAGCTGGGCGAGCAGCCGGACCGTGCGGCCCACGACGTCGTCCAGGTCGACCGCGCCCTCCAGGAAGTTCTGGATGGCCCGGCGCTCCGGCGGCGACAGCGGCTTGACTCCGGCGAGCTTGTCGACGAAGAGGCGGTAGCCCTTGTCCGTGGGGATGCGTCCGGCGCTGGTGTGGGGCTGGGCGATGAAGCCCTCCTCCTCCAGCACCGCCATGTCGTTGCGGACGGTGGCCGGTGACACGCCGAGCTTGTGGCGCTCGGTGAGCGCCTTGGAGCCGACGGGCTCCTCGGTGCCGACGTAGTCCTGGACGATGGCGCGCAGGACCTCGAGTCTGCGTTCACTGAGCACGGCGCGCACCTCCAGTTCGTTCCGGTCCTGCTCCGGTCGGCTGACGTCTGCTGGCACTCACCGTGTCCGAGTGCCAATCATCCCCGCCGCCAGTGTACGGCGCCGGGGTCGATGCCTGGCAAGGGCGGCGTGGCGAGCGCGACGGCGAGCGGGGCCGCTCACCTGCCGTGCGGTGCCGGAAGCCACCTGCCGTGCGGTGCCGGAAGCGCGGTGCTGCCGGGCGCGCGGCGGCGTGCGGCCGGGCGCCACCGGGCGCGCGGCGGCGGTGGCCGGTCCCGTGGCGGGACGGGTGGCCGGTCCGCTCGCCCCACGCGGCGGCGGTGGTCGGCCCGCTCGCCGGGCGCGGCGGGCGGGTGCTTGCCGATAGCGTCGCGGTATGGACGTCGCTTGGGAAGAGTACGGGTGGGAGCGGCTCGCCCCCGGAGTGGGGCGCAGGAGGCTCCCCGGCTGGGACGCGACCGTCGGCCTGGTGGTGGGCGAGGACGCCGCGCTGCTGTTCGACGCGGGTTCCACGCTGCGGGAGGGGGCCGGGATCCGGGCCCAGACGCGGGGGCTGCTGGGCGGCCGGCGCGTGACGCACATCGCACTGAGCCATCCGCACTTCGACCACGTGCTGGGGGCGGCGGCCTTCTCGGGCGCGCAGGTGTTCGGCGCGGTCGGGCTGGACGAGGTGCTGGTGCGCGAGCGGGAGGAGCTGCGGGCGGACGCCGTGCGGTGGGGCGTCCCCGAGGACGAGGCGGGCGAGGCCGCGGACGTCCTGGTGCGCCCGCACCACCTGGTGTGCGCGGAGTGGACGCTCGACCTGGGCGGCCGGCAGGTGATGCTGGCCGACGCCGGTCCCGGCCACACCGGCCACGACCTGGTGCTGCTGGTGCCGGGCGCGGCCGGGGACGCCCCGCCGGAGGTGGTGTTCTGCGGGGACCTGGTGGAGGAGTCGGGCGAGCCCCAGGCGGGGCCCGACGCGTTCCCGGCGCTGTGGCCGGCCGCGCTGGACCGGCTCCTGGCGCTGGGCGGCGAGGACGCGGCGTACGTGCCGGGGCACGGCGCGGTGGTGGACGCGGCGTTCGTCCGCGCCCAACGCGATGAGCTGGCCCGCCGGTTCGCCGTGTCGTAGCGTCTGGTCGCATGCGCGCCTACGACTCCGACCTGACCCCTCCGTGGAAGAAGCCGGCCGCCGTGCCGGAGGTGCCCGCCGAGCCGGACCTGGTGGTCGAGGAGGCCGGTACCGGGTTCTGCGGGGCGGTGGTGGGGTGCGAGGCCGGCGCGGTGACGCTGGAGGACCGGTTCGGCAAGCGCCGGGTCTTCCCGCTGGCGCCGCGCGGCTTCCTGCTGGAGGGCCGCCCGGTGACCCTGGTCCGGCCGACCGCCGCCAAGCCGGTGCGGCCGTCCCGTACGGCCTCCGGGTCGGTCGCCGTGCCGGGTGCGCGGGCGCGGGTCGCGCGGGCGGGGCGGATCTACGTGGAGGGGCGCCACGACGCGGAGCTGGTGGAGCGGGTGTGGGGCGACGACCTGCGGATCGAGGGCGTCGTCGTGGAGTACCTGGAGGGCGTCGACGACCTGCCCGCGGTCGTCCGGGACTTCCGCCCCGGCCCGGACGCCCGGCTCGGGGTGCTGGTGGACCACCTGGTGCAGGGGTCCAAGGAGGCCCGGATCGCCGCGTCGGTCACCGACCCGCACGTGCTGGTGGTGGGGCATCCGTACGTGGACGTGTGGCAGGCCGTGAAGCCGTCGGCGCTGGGCATCCCGGCGTGGCCGGCCGTGCCGCGCGGCCAGGACTGGAAGACCGGGGTGTGCCGGGCGCTGGGCTGGCCCGAGAACACCGGCGCGGCCTGGCGCCACATCCTGGGCCGGGTCCGCTCGTACCGGGACCTGGAGCCGGAGCTGCTGGGCCGGGTCGAGGAGCTGATCGACTGGGTGACGGCGCCGCCGTCGTAGCCGGGGCCCTCGTGTCCGGGCCGGTCGCCGTGGCCGGGGACCTCGTGTCCGGGCCCGCCGCCGTGGCCCGTCCCGCGTGCGACGGCCGGACGTCCGGCCGCGTCGCCGGGCCCCGGTGGCGGCCCCCTCAGTCGACCAGGTCGCGCACCACCGCGTCGGCGAGGAGCCGGCCGCGCAGGGTGAGGACGGCCCGGCCCCCGGCGTACGGGCCCTCCTCCAGCAGCCCGTCCGCCACCGCGCGCCCCGCCGCCGCCAGCCCCGCCGGGCGGAGCAGCGCCAGGGGCGCCCCGTCGCGCAGCCGC is a window encoding:
- a CDS encoding MBL fold metallo-hydrolase, translated to MDVAWEEYGWERLAPGVGRRRLPGWDATVGLVVGEDAALLFDAGSTLREGAGIRAQTRGLLGGRRVTHIALSHPHFDHVLGAAAFSGAQVFGAVGLDEVLVREREELRADAVRWGVPEDEAGEAADVLVRPHHLVCAEWTLDLGGRQVMLADAGPGHTGHDLVLLVPGAAGDAPPEVVFCGDLVEESGEPQAGPDAFPALWPAALDRLLALGGEDAAYVPGHGAVVDAAFVRAQRDELARRFAVS
- the hrcA gene encoding heat-inducible transcriptional repressor HrcA: MLSERRLEVLRAIVQDYVGTEEPVGSKALTERHKLGVSPATVRNDMAVLEEEGFIAQPHTSAGRIPTDKGYRLFVDKLAGVKPLSPPERRAIQNFLEGAVDLDDVVGRTVRLLAQLTRQVAVVQYPSLTRSTVRHVELLSLAPARLMLVLITDTGRVEQRMVDCPAPFGETSVADLRARLNSQVVGRRFADVPRLVQDLPESFEPEDRGTVSTVLSTLLETLVEETEERLVIGGTANLTRFGHDFPLTIRPVLEALEEQVVLLKLLGEATDPAMTVRIGHENAHEGLNSTSVVAVGYGSGDEAVAKLGVVGPTRMDYPGTMGAVRAVARYVGQILAES
- a CDS encoding DUF3097 domain-containing protein, which translates into the protein MRAYDSDLTPPWKKPAAVPEVPAEPDLVVEEAGTGFCGAVVGCEAGAVTLEDRFGKRRVFPLAPRGFLLEGRPVTLVRPTAAKPVRPSRTASGSVAVPGARARVARAGRIYVEGRHDAELVERVWGDDLRIEGVVVEYLEGVDDLPAVVRDFRPGPDARLGVLVDHLVQGSKEARIAASVTDPHVLVVGHPYVDVWQAVKPSALGIPAWPAVPRGQDWKTGVCRALGWPENTGAAWRHILGRVRSYRDLEPELLGRVEELIDWVTAPPS